The following coding sequences lie in one Aquabacterium olei genomic window:
- a CDS encoding gamma carbonic anhydrase family protein produces MAVYRIKDQVPQLHPSAFVAESADVMGQVILSEGSSVWPQAVLRGDNEPITLGERSNVQEGAVLHTDIGFPLTIGADVTVGHQAMLHGCTIGDGALIGIQAVVLNGAVIGKECLVGAGALVTEGKVFEDGMLILGQPAKAVRPLNDAERMRMRIGTALYVTKSAQYKTDLVRIDVPGTPSHE; encoded by the coding sequence ATGGCCGTCTACCGCATCAAGGACCAGGTTCCACAGCTGCACCCCAGCGCCTTCGTCGCCGAATCGGCCGACGTCATGGGCCAGGTGATCCTGTCCGAAGGCAGCAGCGTGTGGCCGCAGGCCGTGCTGCGCGGGGACAACGAGCCCATCACGCTGGGCGAACGCTCGAACGTGCAGGAAGGCGCCGTGCTGCACACTGACATCGGCTTTCCGCTCACCATCGGTGCCGACGTGACCGTCGGTCACCAGGCCATGCTGCACGGCTGCACCATCGGTGACGGTGCGCTGATCGGCATCCAGGCCGTCGTGCTCAACGGCGCGGTGATCGGCAAGGAGTGCCTGGTCGGTGCGGGCGCCCTCGTCACCGAAGGCAAGGTGTTCGAGGACGGCATGCTGATCCTCGGTCAGCCCGCCAAGGCCGTGCGGCCACTGAACGACGCCGAGCGCATGCGCATGCGCATCGGCACCGCGCTCTATGTCACCAAGAGCGCCCAATACAAGACCGACCTGGTGCGCATCGACGTGCCGGGCACCCCTTCCCATGAATGA